GAAGTGTGGCATAAAGCCTGAGGAGACGCTGTTCTTTGATGACTCGCAGGCGAATGTGGATGCGGCACGAGCCTTGGGGTTCTATGCCGAGCTTGTGGCTCCCGGCACGGAGTTCACGGAGATACTGAGCCGCAGGTAGATGTGCCCACGGTCCAGGGAGCTGCCGAGGCGGCATGCCGTGATAACTTTTCCCCTCATATAATTGTTAGAAAGTCATGAATCTGATAACTAAACAGGACACGTCGGTGCGCCGCATTGCAGCCGTCGGGATGTATGACGGTGTGCATCTGGGTCACCGTTTCCTTATGGATTATCTTGGGGCTGAGGCCCGCAGCCGCGGGCTTGTGCCTTCGGTGGTGACGTTCTCCCGCCATCCGCTGTCGCTTGTGCGCCCTCTTGAGGCTCCTGCTCTGCTCAATACTCTCGAAGAGCGTGTGAGGCTTATCGGGGAGTCGGGGGTGAGGGATGTCATACTATTGAGTTTCAGCGATTCGCTGCGGCGCATGGGTGCCGAGGAGTTCCTGAGGACGCTCAAGAAGAGATATGCCATAGATGCCCTTGTGCTCGGCTTCAACAACCGTTTCGGGCATGACCGGCTTGAGGGTATGGAACAGTACAGGGCTATAGGCGAGCGTGTGGGGGTGGATGTGATTCCGGCTCCGGAGTATCGTGGTGATGCCGCGCCGATCAGCTCCTCGATAATACGCCGTTATCTCACTGACGGACGAGTGGAGGATGCGACGCGAGCTCTAGGCGCGCATTATTCGCTTGCGGGCAGAGTGGTGGAAGGGAAGAGGCTTGGGCGTGCGCTCGGGTTTCCCACTGCCAATCTCATGCCTTCCGCCCCGGAGCAGCTTGTGCCCAAGACCGGTGCCTATGCCGCTTATGTGACCACTCCTGACGGGGTGAGACGCTGCGGCGTGGTGAACATAGGGTACCGCCCTACGGTGAGCGAAGGTGACGCCGGGGGGCATGTGATCTCCATAGAGGCTCATATAATTGATTTTGTGGGATATATCTACGATGAGGAGATAAGGGTGGAGTTTGTGAAATATCTGCGCCCGGAGAGGAGGTTCCCCAACACTGACAAGCTTGCCGCGCAGGTGAAGGATGATATCGCCGCCGCAAGGAAATGCCTCGGGAAACAAGGGGCTTGAATTACGATAATAGATGCAAATGGATAAGGTGAATGATGCTGTGACGGGCTGTAAGCGTCCGCTTTTAGGCATGACCCTGCCGGAACTTGAGGCAGTGGTGAAGGAGGCTGGGCTTAGGCCTTTTGCCGCCAAGCAGATGGCTCGCCGGCTGTATGTGGGGCGTGCCAAGAATATCGACGAGATGACCGAATTGCCCAAGAGCGCAAGGCAGTGGCTTGCCGAGAGGTATACCATAGGCAGGTCGGCACCGAAGCTTGAGTCGCGTTCGGCTGACGGGACGGTGAAGTACCTGTTTGCCACGCGCGGAGAGGGGGTTGACTACCTCACTCACGGCGAAGGTGGACGGGATGTCGAGGCGGTGTATATTCCGGATAAGGACAGGGCCACGCTGTGCGTGTCGTCGCAGGCAGGGTGCCGCATGGGCTGCCGTTTCTGCATGACAGGCAGGCAGGGCTATCACGGAGATCTCAGCTCGGCAGGGATCATCAACCAGATACTTTCCATCCCTGAATCGGAGAGCCTTACCAATATAGTGTTCATGGGTATGGGGGAGCCGATGGATAATGTGGCTGAGGTGCTCAAGGCTGTAGAGGTGCTCACTGCGCCCTGGGGGCTTGCATGGAGCCCGAGGCGTATCACGGTGTCGAGCATCGGCAAGCTGGACGGGCTCAGACGGCTGCTCGACGAGACGAAGGTGCATGTCGCCATCAGCGTGCATTCGCCGTTCCCCTCGGAGCGCGAGGGGCTTATGCCTGTGGAGCGGGCTTATCCCGC
The sequence above is drawn from the Duncaniella freteri genome and encodes:
- the ribF gene encoding riboflavin biosynthesis protein RibF, with the translated sequence MNLITKQDTSVRRIAAVGMYDGVHLGHRFLMDYLGAEARSRGLVPSVVTFSRHPLSLVRPLEAPALLNTLEERVRLIGESGVRDVILLSFSDSLRRMGAEEFLRTLKKRYAIDALVLGFNNRFGHDRLEGMEQYRAIGERVGVDVIPAPEYRGDAAPISSSIIRRYLTDGRVEDATRALGAHYSLAGRVVEGKRLGRALGFPTANLMPSAPEQLVPKTGAYAAYVTTPDGVRRCGVVNIGYRPTVSEGDAGGHVISIEAHIIDFVGYIYDEEIRVEFVKYLRPERRFPNTDKLAAQVKDDIAAARKCLGKQGA
- the rlmN gene encoding 23S rRNA (adenine(2503)-C(2))-methyltransferase RlmN — its product is MDKVNDAVTGCKRPLLGMTLPELEAVVKEAGLRPFAAKQMARRLYVGRAKNIDEMTELPKSARQWLAERYTIGRSAPKLESRSADGTVKYLFATRGEGVDYLTHGEGGRDVEAVYIPDKDRATLCVSSQAGCRMGCRFCMTGRQGYHGDLSSAGIINQILSIPESESLTNIVFMGMGEPMDNVAEVLKAVEVLTAPWGLAWSPRRITVSSIGKLDGLRRLLDETKVHVAISVHSPFPSEREGLMPVERAYPAYKVMEAMKKYDFAHQRRLSAEYIMWKGVNDDMRHAEALARLLRGVDCRVNLIRFHAIPGFDGEPSDKDVMERFRDRLNSLGVITTIRASRGEDIEAACGMLSGEKSAEL